Proteins found in one Synechococcus sp. LA31 genomic segment:
- a CDS encoding PCC domain-containing protein, protein MRALPVHLEAGADLRASLEQIARHEQASGFVLSVVGNMRQACFACPGQGAPTVLQGELEIITLQGTLSPEGVHLHLSFSDPTCQMWGGHLEHGSEVLKGADLLIGWIQESPLNPVTSAHANSPHIQVALAEGCAWSRRTERLLNGQGLAYEVIPAGSGSLPQISIDGRLIGGYSELEALHTSGALNALIHG, encoded by the coding sequence ATGAGAGCCTTGCCTGTTCATCTGGAAGCCGGAGCTGATCTGCGCGCCAGCCTTGAACAGATTGCCAGGCATGAGCAGGCCTCGGGTTTTGTGTTGAGCGTGGTGGGCAACATGCGTCAGGCGTGCTTCGCATGCCCCGGTCAGGGCGCTCCCACCGTGCTGCAGGGGGAGCTGGAAATCATCACTCTCCAGGGCACGCTCTCTCCAGAGGGCGTTCACCTGCACCTGAGCTTTTCGGATCCAACCTGCCAAATGTGGGGTGGCCACCTCGAACACGGCAGTGAGGTGCTCAAAGGCGCCGACCTCCTCATCGGTTGGATCCAGGAATCGCCCCTGAATCCAGTCACCTCCGCCCACGCCAACAGTCCCCACATTCAGGTAGCCCTGGCCGAGGGCTGTGCCTGGTCACGTCGCACCGAGCGCTTGTTGAACGGCCAAGGCCTCGCCTACGAGGTGATCCCCGCCGGCTCCGGTTCCCTTCCTCAGATCAGCATCGATGGCCGCCTAATCGGTGGTTACAGCGAGCTCGAAGCGCTGCATACCAGCGGGGCACTCAATGCTCTGATCCATGGCTGA
- a CDS encoding alpha/beta hydrolase, producing MLKLLAAAAGAGVVFAGAAQAIPLTARTVCVNCIGPRSDVLNPLSGTNDTPVPGGLIARSGYTNDELEAGLSKNYSVDVVAVADFLYSDKGVQFLQDSIGQNNYTPYYSQQFALQAVRSAIILDSVDGQLSGFGMMNQLPVDERLQGAMNVCNVDASNMERKTSLLSWYVNTPACIAAYTQVTQTAAPASAPVRGLW from the coding sequence ATGCTCAAGCTTCTTGCGGCCGCCGCCGGCGCTGGCGTTGTGTTTGCCGGTGCAGCGCAGGCCATCCCCCTCACCGCACGCACCGTATGCGTCAACTGCATCGGCCCCCGCTCCGACGTTCTCAATCCCCTGAGCGGCACCAATGACACGCCCGTACCGGGTGGCCTAATCGCCCGCTCTGGCTACACCAACGATGAGCTGGAGGCCGGCCTCTCCAAGAACTACTCCGTGGATGTGGTAGCCGTTGCCGACTTCCTCTACAGCGACAAGGGCGTTCAGTTCCTCCAGGACAGCATCGGCCAGAACAACTACACCCCTTACTACAGCCAGCAGTTCGCACTGCAGGCTGTGCGCAGCGCCATCATTCTCGATTCCGTGGATGGTCAGCTCTCCGGATTCGGCATGATGAACCAGTTGCCCGTTGATGAGCGCCTGCAGGGTGCGATGAACGTCTGCAACGTGGATGCCAGCAACATGGAGCGCAAGACCTCGCTGCTCAGCTGGTACGTGAACACTCCTGCTTGCATCGCGGCTTACACCCAGGTGACTCAGACCGCTGCCCCTGCCTCCGCACCGGTGCGCGGACTCTGGTGA
- a CDS encoding alpha/beta fold hydrolase, whose protein sequence is MRTRIGSALALAALLSQTTAAIAIEEVIVELPLLQNTLKVNLSELSSPEALLRGTSDLAELDRASDGELGRKLLNLLNQPVPVSFRQLTDSAVGTPLLQQTLLLVSSFGTVEGQSADLSGERLKEALDKAAAASPDGQPTLLQLMQAIPGERVRLNLSQAQMVLARMLRQRRRADQLMAAATPASSPVTAASPASVRLSRQSLVVPHRPEPLELVVIQPQGQANGRLVVISHGLWDSPANFEGWGEQLAAQGYTVVLPRHPGSDNEQQHMVLTGKASPPSPSELGLRARDVSAINDAVATGSLPGVMGVDAERVVVIGHSWGATTALQLAGMKPETASLKARCDDIQDPDRNLSWTLQCSWISGVDQAAIDDPRVIAVAAVSPPVSLLFPRGAAQQLSARVLLVSGTRDWVVPPDPEAVVPFGAATPKGNQLVLVQGGDHFNLRAGQAPDGGVLAPLLVEWTNRSFAAGAAAQPSLGAPPLLPPGPWGSTAKPMADVTGNVQAR, encoded by the coding sequence ATGCGCACCAGGATTGGGTCTGCTTTAGCGCTCGCTGCATTGCTGTCGCAGACCACTGCAGCCATCGCGATCGAAGAGGTGATTGTTGAGCTGCCTCTTCTGCAGAACACCCTCAAGGTGAATCTCAGCGAGCTGAGCAGCCCTGAAGCGCTGTTGCGAGGCACAAGCGATTTGGCAGAGCTGGATCGCGCCAGTGATGGTGAGCTAGGCCGAAAGCTGCTCAACTTGCTGAACCAGCCGGTGCCGGTGAGTTTCCGCCAACTCACCGACAGCGCTGTGGGTACGCCCTTGTTGCAACAGACGCTGCTGCTGGTGTCGTCGTTTGGCACGGTGGAGGGGCAGAGCGCAGATTTGAGCGGAGAGAGGCTCAAAGAAGCGCTCGACAAGGCTGCCGCCGCATCGCCAGACGGACAGCCCACCTTGTTGCAGCTGATGCAGGCCATCCCCGGTGAGCGAGTGCGCCTCAATCTGAGCCAGGCGCAGATGGTGCTTGCGCGCATGTTGCGCCAACGGCGCCGGGCTGATCAGCTCATGGCCGCTGCAACGCCCGCTTCTTCCCCTGTTACCGCTGCGTCCCCAGCCAGCGTGCGGTTGAGCCGTCAGAGCCTGGTCGTTCCTCACAGGCCCGAGCCGCTGGAACTTGTGGTGATTCAGCCCCAGGGCCAGGCCAATGGTCGCCTTGTGGTGATCTCGCACGGCCTGTGGGACAGCCCTGCCAATTTCGAGGGGTGGGGGGAGCAGTTGGCGGCGCAGGGCTACACCGTGGTGTTGCCGCGCCACCCAGGCAGCGACAACGAACAGCAACACATGGTGTTGACGGGCAAGGCATCGCCTCCCTCTCCCTCAGAACTCGGTCTAAGGGCGAGGGATGTGAGCGCCATCAACGATGCCGTGGCCACTGGCTCACTGCCGGGGGTGATGGGCGTTGATGCCGAGCGTGTGGTGGTGATTGGCCATTCCTGGGGCGCCACCACCGCGCTGCAGTTGGCCGGGATGAAGCCGGAAACTGCCTCGCTCAAAGCTCGCTGTGATGACATCCAGGATCCCGATCGCAATCTCAGCTGGACGCTGCAATGCAGCTGGATCAGTGGGGTTGACCAGGCCGCGATCGACGATCCGCGCGTGATTGCGGTGGCGGCCGTTAGTCCACCGGTGTCGCTTCTGTTTCCGCGGGGTGCCGCTCAGCAGCTCTCCGCGCGGGTGTTGCTGGTGAGCGGCACCCGCGACTGGGTGGTGCCGCCGGATCCTGAAGCGGTGGTGCCCTTTGGTGCGGCGACGCCCAAAGGCAATCAGTTAGTGCTGGTGCAGGGAGGGGATCACTTCAACCTGCGGGCGGGGCAAGCGCCTGACGGCGGTGTGTTGGCCCCGCTGCTCGTGGAGTGGACGAACCGTTCCTTCGCGGCCGGTGCGGCTGCACAGCCCTCGCTTGGAGCACCGCCGCTGCTGCCACCAGGCCCCTGGGGCAGCACAGCGAAGCCGATGGCCGATGTCACGGGCAACGTGCAGGCTCGTTGA